Within Fusarium keratoplasticum isolate Fu6.1 chromosome 8, whole genome shotgun sequence, the genomic segment AGCCGCTGGGTTGGTGCCTACCGATCATAGACCCAAGTACATCGAGATTGCGATGCGCGAACAGCATATGAGGCTCTACGTCTTTCGCAATGTCCCGATGGACACCAAGTTCGAACCGAAAACCAGGAAGGAGATCAGCAAGATTCAATGGTACAACCTGTCCGAGTTACCTGCTTTCCGCCGGAAGAACAACCAACAGCAGGACACGGCTGCTATTCCCAACGCCAACAAGTTCTACATGGTTGCTCCGTTTTTGGTGCCCTTGAAGAAATGGGTCGTCTCGCAGAAGAAGATTGATGCGAGAAAAGCGGCCAGTGGCTCTCACCCTCACCGAGCTATTGACGAAGCTCATCTTGAGGACGATGCATGGAAGACCGACACCGGTGCCGAAACTGCCGACCAGGCGCCAGCCATAGACACACATCAAGGTGCTGAACAGGAGCTTCATCGGCTGCTGAAGATACAGCAACCCACTCAGGGCTTGCAGGCACCTACAGCTCCTACTCAACAGGATAAAGGCAGTGCTCTCCTATCTATTCTTCAGGCTAAGGGCGGACATGCAGACGCCGTGCCGCAGCTAGGGGCTTACCAACCCCATACTCCTCTGGACATGACGGCTGGTGAGGCACCTCAACCTCGGACACCCCATCATCATAACCATCACCATATGCCTTCTATCACCACTCAGCAACCGCCTCCCTCGTTCCCTTACTCGCCTAGCCAGGTCGCCCGGTGGAATATGCCCCCGCCACAGCAAGCGAGAAACGAACAGCCGTTTAACCAACAATATCCTATCCCTGAGGGGCAGTACAAGAGCAACCAAGCTCCTTTGGTACATCCCCAGCCACTTCCTCCTCAGGTGGAAAGGTCTGTTTTCAACAGGAGCGTATTCCAAGAGAGCAATCAGCCCAACTATCCCGGTGCTCCTGTGCCATTCAACAACCCACAGACAGGACAGTATGGATATTCCAGCCATGCATCACAAGCCCCGATTCCTGTAGAGCCTCCAAGACAACCCCAGTTGAACGGACAGTCGATGGCGCTTCTGAACGCCTTCAAAGGTGCAAAcgcctcagctcagctcaaAGAGAACATCCAACAACCTCAAATGCCCAACCCCGGCTACCAGGGCCAGAATCCAGCACCTGCTTACAGCAACTTTGGCGGACCGCAGATACCTCCACAAGTCCCCCCGCATACAGCTGGTATCCTAGGTGGCTACAATCGCTCTCAACCAAGTCCCAAGGAACTTCCC encodes:
- a CDS encoding Nudix hydrolase domain-containing protein, with product MAESQMQLEDWLDDLCVRFIINLPQEDLSSVARICFQVEEAQWFYEDFIRPLDPTLPSMTLRTFCLRIFQHCPLLANFSVENHTKAFEEFLEYKTRVPVRGAILLNEAMDSTVLVKGWKKGANWSFPRGKINKDEDDLDCAVREVYEETGLDLRAAGLVPTDHRPKYIEIAMREQHMRLYVFRNVPMDTKFEPKTRKEISKIQWYNLSELPAFRRKNNQQQDTAAIPNANKFYMVAPFLVPLKKWVVSQKKIDARKAASGSHPHRAIDEAHLEDDAWKTDTGAETADQAPAIDTHQGAEQELHRLLKIQQPTQGLQAPTAPTQQDKGSALLSILQAKGGHADAVPQLGAYQPHTPLDMTAGEAPQPRTPHHHNHHHMPSITTQQPPPSFPYSPSQVARWNMPPPQQARNEQPFNQQYPIPEGQYKSNQAPLVHPQPLPPQVERSVFNRSVFQESNQPNYPGAPVPFNNPQTGQYGYSSHASQAPIPVEPPRQPQLNGQSMALLNAFKGANASAQLKENIQQPQMPNPGYQGQNPAPAYSNFGGPQIPPQVPPHTAGILGGYNRSQPSPKELPGSKVGPPADNHRNALLGMFRKEDQAQPQAQVPQPGGQPASVNLLNELFRSAGGDARQAQVSSRASADTNPSISLEALSIHPRPSESGTPGSQGRADYGQQHGPLPQGPATSQPAQPIRILQRGQNDQFLRVCGPSTASPQTSQASPSGLAGHLQPVPAGASPGVTPSFPALKQRRESGPDQKRQLLSLFGKQPSPASLEAAKGKEVIAGTPRSRLASLASGAGEPGLGNLPPSRRGSQTPISPAERTFLLDYLQSVTNSANR